A stretch of Toxoplasma gondii ME49 chromosome V, whole genome shotgun sequence DNA encodes these proteins:
- a CDS encoding hypothetical protein (encoded by transcript TGME49_283800~Predicted trans-membrane domain (TMHMM2.0):110-133) — MWHCPARAYSAVVGEAEAAPQGTIRLHIDPLTRRVATIFLALVCRRRTVPQKPVQDGSSRYVSSNGGALASVVGGAQNSVSRPKCGCAWCTSRVFRDLVPRYTKKRSECTWLGLFVLYPKVQPLVVSMFFATSVRQMHLIWARMRRNANHVYHVRLN; from the exons ATGTGGCATTGCCCGGCTCGAGCGTATTCAGCTGTTGTAGGCGAGGCGGAAGCAGCGCCACAGGGAACGATTCGTCTTCATATCGATCCCTTGACTCGCCGTGTTGCAACTAT CTTCCTCGCGCTAGTCTGCAGACGGCGCACGGTCCCGCAAAAACCAGTGCAGGATGGTTCATCCCGATATGTTTCGTCCAATGGCGGCGCACTGGCGTCCGTCGTTGGTGGAGCGCAGAACAGTGTCTCGCGACCGAAATGTGGATGTGCTTGGTGCACGTCGCGCGTGTTCCGAGACCTGGTGCCGAGATACACGAAGAAAAGATCGGAGTGCACGTGGCTAGGATTGTTTGTCTTGTACCCCAAGGTGCAGCCGCTTGTTGTCAGCATGTTTTTTGCGACTTCGGTCCGTCAGATGCATCTGATATGGGCACGGATGCGTCGCAACGCAAATCATGTGTACCATGTTCGTCTGAACTAG
- a CDS encoding hypothetical protein (encoded by transcript TGME49_283810): protein MESVSPDLSSPLPPPDSVSALSPSSSPSSSSSSSSSSSSSPSCTSSSSSPSSSSASSSFFLSMSPVGLGSDVCCVQTAQVESPFAAFSPFSSKAPSLFHPSKYAATHAGRKQPTASSVSGTFLSLISLKLASFSEKPSHAHRSKETAEGNPTKTACAQETPLQRGAGECEKQEEEIRVSESPWSLEIPFRIFWRFNKIPDLNTLEHVSSVTSTSSPPTYSSSYPSSSSSPSSSSSSSSPSTSPYSSSSSCASSSPISSSTSSAGRPASSFECAADASSVPFLGMRCMHKSATQMAERGGPEDATDALFRWMPNSRETAPCEAEAVCEWSGGEERPFESSSEGSRGNGRGLARLGGEETPQASPRSPSWVSASHGARVSFENILCLHSWKIFWTAPCLPPSLHQIPEPTLFLLARVSPPRTLCAPSTSPSQSTLSSSPSSSSSHTDPVDSFHSHSATSARRDFLETSVSPGWFLVAPLADADGDSTASLRGPQNAEETSETDFVLQVTTGNSCKALRDGARVLLCLHSDRPLPSLLRLFGYVASTLLRGTCLPRDMKLGKEGSKKGRGKWSSAGFRVSQPQIGWCVPNIPPSGPSLLLSQLGWCSWDAYGHEMSPASLRETIEMVQPGWALVDDGWQETKPYPPSEDGGNSQAIQSFDGFAAKGLYPMGEVVQSLNVILNRPFLRWARVRAEGENMKNERSNKFEHGTALHAPKLSHKQNVTASQTNASETRAKEASEKRKQRLEMLKENEQRREDSPRVLLWHCLLGGWKGVQPSFAAHLNLSARERVRPTFPPGLRADASTAQLEHWKREMSVIPHSLSPAFYDLFYSHLGKLGIYGTKVDAQAMAALVSEGSLDSTAVSYLRGYLLAVQQANARFLVRDFGDEPTAKLPHPNEETAERQGSFSSVCQEPRLKGGIEELGRFALERGDDGREILRDAEASEGDADAVTEDRSGGQVEATDNMLNCMGLTVPNVYLSGSMLIMRSSEDHAFHGVVETAQNVAQHIWHNAANSLWLSPFFVTDWDMFRVCAWHSRIHAVARIISGGPIYISDSAEYLKGSLNDGGVKSWRKLLQQLRLPGCPLPIIGRCTGAPCPTMDSIFLNPLTTPRGYKVVNNCPAGVLVAIFGLHDSGATPYSAIITVSDVAGHLPVVLERANLTGSAWMPSPLLSDRSVESVEKSERFPMALLCTDLDETAWECHDSPIGDHKINAAPLDRKSGWTVSPLYYMSTRLFAVTPIFSTGCLLEPSVSKSSVTLGTPLFETLHVSLIGGRSLVSVYGETTGCAKGEAAASDPRTQGSSGPTTIVSPLAPPLVFKLVMHRRGTWEAGEANEIGVTSKEQTVPHCGHQRLSCDYANVKMDNSQTPWSRESEANRHVRVTECYTILQGIYFEIHKAAMLETCSILLWSDGPRLPECCKIPAGAGGVWNEFAAHDRIHVRPEEAIHPKAIQSCTFGGTIYEISLNEAKHREGQLMSPDRTHAYFVW from the exons ATGgagtctgtctctccagacctcagttctccccttcctcctccAGATTCGgtttctgctctgtctccctcttcttctccttcttcttcgtcttcgtcttcctcttcttcatcttcttctccctcttgtacttcttcatcttcttctccctcttcttcttccgcttcttcttctttctttctctcgatgTCTCCAGTGGGTCTTGGGAGCGACGTTTGCTGTGTCCAGACAGCTCAAGTAGAGAGTCCGTTTGCTGcattttctccgttttcctcgaAAGCACCAAGTCTCTTTCACCCCTCGAAATACGccgcaacgcatgcaggaagaaaacagccaactgcctcctctgtctcggggaccttcctctctcttaTCTCTCTGAAACTTGCTTCCTTCTCAGAGAAGCCCAGCCATGCACATCGCTCGAAGGAAACTGCTGAAGGGAACCCCACAAAGACCGCCTGTGCACAAGAGACGCCTCTTCAGCGAGGCGCGGGGGAATGTgaaaagcaagaagaagagattcGAGTCAGCGAGAGTCCGTGGAGCCTAGAGATCCCCTTTCGGATCTTCTGGCGCTTCAACAAGATACCAGACCTCAACACTCTCGAACATGTCTCGTCGGTGACTTCtacctcttctcctccaacGTATTCATCCTCTTatccctcgtcttcctcctcgccttcctcctcgtcttcctcttcttctccctctacATCTCCTTATTCGTCATCCTCTTcttgcgcttcttcctctcctatTTCCTCATCTACTTCTTCTGCTGGTCGTCCTGCGTCGTCTTTTGAGTGCGCGGCGGATGCGTCTTCGGTACCTTTTCTCGGCatgcgttgcatgcacaagTCAGCAACGCAGATggccgagagaggaggaccTGAGGACGCTACGGACGCCTTGTTTAGGTGGATGCCCAACTCACGAGAAACAGCTCCATGTGAAGCGGAAGCTGTCTGCGAGTGgagtggaggagaagaacgcccTTTCGAATCCAGCAGCGAaggcagcagaggaaacggTCGCGGTCTCGCAAGACTgggaggcgaggaaacacCGCAGGcttctccccgttctccCTCCTGGGTGTCTGCAAGTCATGGAGCACGCGTCTCTTTTGAAAACATTCTCTGCTTGCACAGCTGGAAGATCTTCTGGACTGCTCCTtgtctgcctccttctctgcatcAAATTCCAGAGCCGacgctctttctcctcgcgcgGGTATCCCCGCCTCGAACGCTGTGTGCGCCCTCCACCTCGCCTTCTCAGTCGACTCTTTCTTCCAGTCcgagttcttcctcttcccacACAGATCCGGTCGATTCTTTCCACTCACATTCTGCAACTTCTGCGCGCCGCGACTTCTTGGAgacttctgtctcgccaGGCTGGTTTCTTGTCGCTCCTCTTGCggacgcagacggagacagcacaGCTTCCCTGCGAGGCCCTCAGAATGCAGAGGAGacatcagaaactg ATTTCGTTCTCCAGGTAACGACCGGCAACTCGTGCAAGGCCCTGCGAGACGGGGCTCGcgtcctcctctgtctccactccgACCGTCCTCTGCCCAGC cttcttcgcctcttcggcTACGTGGCGTCAACCCTGCTGAGAGGCACTTGTCTCCCTCGAGACATGAAACTCGGCAAAGAAGGGagcaagaaaggaagaggaaaatggTCTTCTGCTGGCTTTCGAGTCTCACAGCCGCAGATCGGCTGGTGTGTTCCAAACATCCCGCCTTCcggtccttctcttcttctctctcaactAGGGTGGTGCTCATGGGATGCCTATGGCCACGAGATGTCGCCAGCTTCACTTCGCGAG ACTATCGAAATGGTGCAGCCTGGCTGGGCTCTCGTCGACGACGGTTGGCAGGAAACCAAGCCGTACCCGCCTTCAGAGGA TGGCGGAAACTCACAGGCGATCCAAAGCTTCGACGGATTTGCGGCGAAGGGCCTCTACCCCATGGGCGAAGTCGTCCAGTCTCTGAACGTGATTCTCAACCGGCCTTTCCTACGTTGGGCGCGAGTCAGAGCAGAAGGTGAAAACATGAAAAATGAACGCAGCAACAAATTTGAACACGGAACTGCTCTCCATGCTCCGAAGCTCTCCCACAAGCAGAATGTAACGGCCTCCCAGACGAACGCCAGCGAGACAAGGGCCAAAGAagcgagcgagaaaagaaaacaaagactcGAAATgctgaaagaaaacgaacaaagACGCGAGGATTCTCCGCGAGTCCTGCTGTggcactgtctcctcgggGGGTGGAAAGGGGTCCAGCCTTCTTTCGCGGCGCACCTGAATCTCTCCGCACGTGAGAGGGTCCGTCCAACCTTCCCGCCAG GACTGAGAGCAGACGCTTCGACTGCTCAACTGGAGCACTGGAAACGAGAAATGAGTGTTATTCCTCACTCCTTGAGTCCAGCCTTCTACGACCTCTTCTATTCCCACCTCGGAAAACTTG GGATTTATGGGACAAAGGTCGATGCCCAGGCGATGGCCGCACTTGTGTCGGAAGGGTCACTGGACTCGACGGCTGTCTCGTACCTTCGAGGCTATCTGCTCGCAGTCCAGCAGGCCAATGCGCGTTTCCTGGTTAGGGACTTTGGAGACGAACCGACAGCGAAACTCCCACACccaaacgaggagacagccgaaaGACAAGGGAGTTTTTCCTCAGTGTGCCAGGAACCCAGATTGAAGGGGGGAATTGAGGAGTTGGGTCGGTTCGCCCTGGAAAGAGGTGACGACGGCCGAGAGATACTGCGTGACGCAGAAGCCTcggaaggagacgccgacgCAGTCACTGAAGACAGAAGTGGAGGCCAGGTCGAAGCCACGGACAATATGTTGAACTGCATGGGGTTGACCGTGCCGAATGTGTACCTCTCTGGATCGATGCTTATCATGCGCTCTTCAGAAGATCATGCTTTCCATGGA GTCGTCGAAACGGCACAGAATGTGGCACAACACATCTGGCACAATGCCGCCAATAGTTTGTggctttctcctttcttcgtcacgg ACTGGGACATGTTTCGCGTCTGTGCTTGGCATAGCCGCATCCACGCCGTTGCTCGCATCATCTCGGGAGGACCAATTTATATCTCTGACTCGGCAGAGTATTTGAAAGGAAGTCTCAACGACGGCGGAGTGAAATCTTGG CGTAAGCTCCTGCAGCAGCTGAGGCTACCGGGATGCCCTTTACCCATAATAGGCCGGTGCACTGGAGCCCCGTGTCCCACGATGGACAGTATTTTCTTAAACCCCCTAACAACTCCACGAGG ATACAAGGTGGTGAACAACTGTCCGGCGGGCGTTCTTGTCGCAATTTTCGGCCTTCACGACAGTGGTGCCACACCTTACAGCGCGATCATTACTGTTTCTGACGTCGCCGGCCACCTGCCAGTGGTCCTTGAACGGGCAAACTTAACGGGTAGTGCGTGGATGCCAAGCCCTCTATTGAGTGATCGTTCGGTGGAAAGTGtcgaaaagagcgaaaggtTCCCGATGGCTTTACTGTGCACGGACTTGGACGAGACTGCATGGGAGTGCCACGACAGTCCAATCGGTGACCACAAAATAAACGCCGCTCCACTCGACCGAAA GTCTGGCTGGACTGTGTCGCCTCTCTACTACATGAGTACCCGACTGTTCGCGGTGACTCCGATCTTCTCCAcaggctgtctcctcgagccAAGTGTCAGTAAATCTTCTGTCACGCTTGGCACCCCTTTGTTTGAGACCCTTCACGTGTCCCTAATCGGGGGAAGgtcgcttgtctctgtttatggAGAGACCACCGGATGTGCGAAAGGTGAAGCCGCGGCCTCAGACCCAAGAACTCAGGGGTCCAGTGGCCCAACTACGattgtttctcctcttgctccTCCTCTTGTGTTTAAGTTGGTAATGCACAGAAGGGGCACCTGGGAAGCTGGAGAGGCGAACGAAATTGGAGTGACATCCAAAGAACAGACAGTGCCACACTGCGGGCATCAAAGACTGAGTTGCGACTACGCGAACGTGAAGATGGACAACTCTCAAACACCGTGGAGCCGCGAGAGCGAGGCAAATCGCCATGTGCGAGTTACCGAGTGTTACACGATTCTTCAG GGCATCTACTTTGAGATCCATAAGGCGGCAATGTTGGAAACATGTTCGATCCTTTTATGGAGTGATGGACCTCGCCTTCCAGAGTGCTGTAAAATTCCTGCGGGTGCCGGCGGGGTCTGGAATGAATTTGCTGCACACGATCGGATCCATGTCCGACCAGAAGAAGCAATTCATCCCAAGGCGATTCAGTCGTGCACCTTCGGCGGCACAATCTATGAGATTTCCTTGAATGAGGCtaaacacagagagggacAGCTCATGTCACCCGATCGGACTCATGCTTACTTTGTGTGGTAG
- a CDS encoding glycine cleavage T-protein (aminomethyl transferase) domain-containing protein (encoded by transcript TGME49_283820), with protein MPPLTVLPRRQASSNWRRRRSLPLSPSTRGLCFGLSFHQGSPFKLRACGDARGLVTPATCSEFRLQRKKGDSDSSLSSPCPLCSSLSSSFSSFSSAPSLRSSCHGFVSSSPLFVSPLAAFTRSSLLNPLPTFFFSSSLSASLRSASFSSCSRSCSPSLCFRLSAPRLSGPVSRRVARLREAREFELLLRRQENAFAPDASPAQADRRSSTPPTSASSQASASQASSQTSGRPLGVEGRAFLRRGGAWREPLRNVEKDEGENLASSAFLSQAFGAVESEVIQALRAAAQTRRRGAYERRTREREEDRGRRGRQDLPEQSEKRLDTTSSQETPKETRPSSSTLHTHVENSSHPSSSSPSSSSASGELVELYLSHVHNLRRVAPQPRAFTDLHIKHLLLPAYSANALAPPALPSSPLSAVEAEESREREGRAAGEEDIERFRTFRLPSSEGEDEVYPREARERERATERRRWRDIEGGEALVEGEGDLQKSFYGNEKNNTNIRLHATDGDGGEGALLEWQEVERRVKVEELREKEERERRRGVAAKHAEILAADIQVPGLAAVRREAAQEVAAWLAHRGLKSEEKSRGDLEKGHEEASRREGDRRLSLASSPFEREGDDDELSAGFAAEARSSQEKRFSPSSSSLSQSLSSPVGGVKEEERFADSSLFPRASSAEWSGRRGGRGSSEAAAFAPEKRAAVVLSPSTVSPENSLSPSASLSAPSFVLATANARMRDRLVCSLYPRSRANEDFIIASSSSSLSPSSSCSLSASSAPSSSSPCSSLFSCEACESESDSASASTQRLVRSVSEEGRETERPFERGEHENPLSEAEERLMRAVFSEALEASGDRRVPGTDEPMDVSAMCALPSSVGRRRRSSPFSGGGREGIDEACLTPHEGSPFGGPSGGRDQPVGSAATRGALRDGDTPAGLETKRVKGDSESRGRKRHTVQCEREDEPTPCRSKRDEERAEVAARRKTEFDMRWAASCAGLAGAEALGVSSRTPQRGRTRLGEETALGVEAESCGGRHGGEEDFLFETGENADGRSTKVSLQSGARRCGRDDSARFLSQDRDSSETRNQEREEEFASFDTGSSAGRGGGRAEEHPSTGSSSFAPPDDPFEDMRQIKVNRELAEFWKERGATDFGLYNECYLPFTTRVGALAAYQATRESAAVFDVSFRRVWHFRGRDRLSVLDMLLSCDLERGMRVGDAQYAVLLDSRGLVLDDCFVAKLSSRVEVWLSGAAPSHCFDYVAQFINYCRQTGLDVSLTPLRSSACVIALQGPRAFDILADRVQTSRSSPSSLSPSVSSLSPSVSSSSLVDSGVAGGRTAEGQETQHSSVRSDEATGEEGEYVPRVQMRTAWGTPLTVEGLMDLPYMSAFEIGVATRRSLDRAELCWEDATCLRLGSTGEDGLEVSFASPAPALAFLKLLFDPPSSPSPPAVVASCLSPPSMPPLSSSSSSVASSVSSVGPASALVPSLGCLHALDMLRMESGLVRVGVDVKTHHSLPQASLCSLLSLYKIRRRLLLSYEAVQKQFTLGAKMQRVGIIVGHADRLAAVGAWVRAEDRRRRESQRLWLSLRGARPPHTKRKTLGEAQRRRREAEEETVNKDEEDLLIGFASGTHEDASRAWRSQPRDPRLPASGASSLVPKIRRRSSVAVVSPPLETESRKRQPEGYFPFHGCIIMSNPHRRPIGVVTSCSWSPHFKSRLAQGLVLREFAKHNQALLIAIPLPVPAHWSARRRGRALRSKQFRCLVPGQVHRLPFVPHNYPQSDRDRARSVERPFVRDEKKKEKARLKVRSL; from the exons AGTCTCCGTAGCAGTTGTCATGGgtttgtctcgtcttctccgctgtttgtttcccctctcgctgccttcaCACGTTCGTCTTTGTTGAATCCCCTGcccaccttcttcttctcgtcttcactttctgcttctctccgttctgcgTCCTTCAGCTCGTGCTCTcgttcttgttctccttctctctgttttcgtttGTCTGCTCCTCGGCTCTCAGGGCCGGTCAGTCGGCGTGTAGCGCGTCTCCGCGAAGCTCGCGAGTTCGAGCTTCTCTTGCGTCGGCAGGAGAACGCGTTCGCTCCGGACGCCTCGCCTGCGCAGGCCGACCGCAGAAGCAGTACTCCTCCTACGTCCGCCTCATCGCAggcgtctgcttctcagGCTTCTTCGCAGACCTCAGGGCGTCCCCTGGGGGTGGAGGGTCGCGCGTTTCtgaggcgaggaggcgcctgGCGAGAGCCTCTGAGGAACGtcgaaaaagacgagggTGAAAACCTGGCCTCTTCAGCTTTTCTTAGTCAGGCATTTGGCGCCGTGGAAAGTGAAGTGATTCAGGCCCTCCGCGCTGCCGCCCAGACCCGCCGGCGAGGCGCctacgagagaagaactcgagagcgagaagaggacagaggcCGACGCGGGAGACAAGACCTCCCTGAACAGAGCGAAAAGCGCCTCGATACGACATCTTCACAGGAGACtccgaaggagacgcgcccTTCCTCGTCTACGTTACACACACATGTCGAAAACAGCTCCCAtccctcatcttcttctccttcctcgtcgtctgcttcaGGCGAATTGGTCGAGTTGTATCTGTCGCATGTCCACAACTTGCGTCGAGTGGCGCCTCAGCCTCGCGCGTTCACGGACTTGCACATCAAGCATCTGTTGCTTCCGGCGTATTCTGCGAACGCTCTGGCGCCTCctgctcttccctcttcgccCCTCAGTGCAGTCGAGGCGGAGGagtctcgagagagagaaggacgagcagctggcgaggaagacatCGAAAGGTTTAGGACCTTtcgcctgccttcttctgagGGCGAGGACGAAGTGTATCCAcgcgaagcgcgagagagagaacgcgcgaCGGAAAGACGACGCTGGAGAGACATCGAGGGGGGCGAGGCCCTCGtcgagggcgagggagatcTGCAGAAGAGCTTCTATGGcaacgagaaaaacaacaccAACAtcagactgcatgcaacggacggagacggaggcgaaggtGCCCTCCTTGAGTGGCaggaagtggagaggcgCGTAAAGGTCGAGGAGCTtagggagaaggaagagcgcgaaagacgaagaggcgtcGCGGCGAAACACGCAGAGATTTTGGCGGCAGATATTCAAGTTCCAGGCCTCGCAGCGGTGCGCCGGGAGGCGGCCCAGGAGGTTGCTGCATGGCTGGCACACAGAGGGCTgaagagtgaagagaaaagcagaggagatCTCGAAAAAGGGCACGAGGAGgcaagcaggagagagggagatcGAAGGCTGTcgctcgcctcctcgccttttGAAAGAGAGGGGGACGATGACGAACTCAGCGCTGGTTTtgcagcagaagcgagaagcagtCAAGAAAAAcggttttctccctcttcttcgtctttgtctcagTCGCTGTCGTCGCCCGTTGGTGGGgtcaaagaagaagaaagattTGCTGAttcctcgcttttccccCGCGCTTCGTCGGCTGAGTGGAGTGGAAGGAGAGGGGGGCGCGGGTCATCTGaggccgccgccttcgctccAGAGAAAAGGGCGGCagtcgttttgtctccgtcgactGTTTCTCCGGAAAATTCACTCTcaccttctgcctctctgagTGCACCTTCGTTTGTCCTCGCTACTGCAAATGCACGCATGCGAGATAGGCTGGTCTGTTCGCTCTACCCCCGCAGCCGCGCAAATGAAGACTTCATTAtagcctcttcgtcttcttctctctctccttcgtcctcctgttctctctctgcttcttcggctccctcttcgtcttccccttgctcttctctgttcagtTGTGAGGCATgtgagagcgagagcgactCGGCTAGCGCGTCTACTCAGCGGCTTGTTCGGAGCGTGtcagaagaagggagagagacagaaaggccTTTCGAGAGGGGCGAGCACGAGAATCCGCTTtctgaggcagaagaaagattGATGAGGGCGGTTTTCTCGGAGGCTCTGGAGGCGTCGGGAGACCGAAGAGTTCCAGGGACTGACGAGCCAATGGACGTTTCCGCGATGTGCGCTCTTCCATCTTCCgtaggaagaagaaggcgctcgTCTCCATTCTCTGGGGGGGGACGCGAAGGGATCGACGAGGCGTGCCTGACCCCACACGAGGGGTCTCCTTTTGGAGGGCCCTCTGGTGGCCGCGACCAGCCCGTGGGATCGGCCGCGACCCGTGGAGCCCTGAGGGACGGAGACACACCCGCGGGGctggagacaaaacgagTTAAGGGGGACAGCGAGTCGCGAGGGCGCAAGAGACACACCGTTCAGTGcgaaagggaagacgaaCCGACACCGTGTCggtcgaagagagacgaagagcgagcaGAAGTTgcagcgcgaagaaaaacggagttTGACATGCGCTGGGCCGCCTCCTGTGCGGGGCTGGCGGGCGCAGAGGccctcggcgtctcctcgcggaCCCCACAGAGAGGGCGAACGCGCCtaggagaagagacagcgctCGGAGTGGAGGCTGAAAGCTGCGGCGGAAGAcacggaggcgaggaagacttcctcttcgagacaggcgagaacgCAGACGGAAGAAGTACGAAAGTCTCTCTTCAGAGTGGAGCTCGAAGGTGTGGACGAGACGACTCAGCGCGGTTTCTGTCTCAAGATCGAGACAGTTCAGAAACAAGGAaccaagaaagagaagaagaatttGCGTCCTTCGACACCGGCTCTTCTGCGGggcgaggaggaggcagagcagaagaacaCCCATCAACCGGAAGTTCTTCTTTTGCGCCGCCCGACGACCCTTTCGAAGATATGCGGCAAATCAAAGTCAATCGAGAACTTGCGGAGTTCTGGAAGGAACGAGGTGCCACAGACTTCGGATTATATAACGAGTGTTACCTTCCTTTCACCACTCGAGT AGGCGCTCTGGCGGCGTATCAAGCTACGCGGGAGAGTGCGGCTGTCTTCGACGTTTCCTTTCGCCGCGTCTGGCACTTCCGCGGCCGCGACAGACTATCTGTCCTCGATATGCTGCTCTCCTGCGACCTGGAGCGCGGCATGCGg GTGGGGGACGCGCAATACGCCGTTCTCCTGGACTCGCGCGGCCTCGTTTTGGATGACTGCTTCGTCGCGAAGCTCAGCAGTCGCGTCGAGGTCTGGCTTTCCGGTGCGGCGCCTTCTCACTGCTTCGACTATGTCGCGCAGTTCATCAACTACTGCCG ACAAACTGGGCTTGACGTCTCTCTCACGCCGCTCCGCTCCTCCGCTTGCGTTATTGCTCTTCAAGGACCTCGCGCGTTTGACATTCTTGCCGACCGTGTGCAGacctctcgttcttctccctcttctctctctccttctgtctcgtctctctctccttctgtctcttcttcttctttggtCGACAGCGGAGTGGCTGGAGGGAGAACGGCGGAAGGCCAAGAGACTCAACATTCGTCTGTGCGTTCAGACGAGGCGaccggcgaagaaggagagtaTGTTCCTCGTGTGCAAATGCGGACTGCGTGGGGGACGCCGCTGACTGTCGAGGGGCTGATGGATTTGCCGTACATGTCCGCGTTCGAGATAGGCGTTGCGACCCGACGATCGCTCGACCG GGCCGAACTCTGTTGGGAAGACGCGACATGCCTTCGGTTGGGCTcgacgggagaagacggactCGAAGTTTCATTTGCCTCGCCGGCTCCGGCACTGGCGTTCCTTAA gcttctcttcgaccctccttcgtctccttcacctCCCGCGGTCGTCGcttcttgcctttctcccccttccatgcctcccctgtcttcttcctcttcgtctgttgcttcttctgtgtcgtcGGTTGGCCCTGCGTCTGCTCTCGTTCCTTCCCTTGgatgtctgcatgcactggacATGCTGCGGATGGAGTCTGGCCTAGTGCGAGTGGGCGTGGACGTAAAGACTCATCATAGCCTTCcgcaggcgtctctctgttcgctctTGTCGCTCTACAAAATTCGCCGAAGGTTGCTGCTGAGCTACGAGGCCGTTCAAAAGCAGTTCACCCTGGGGGCAAAGATGCAACGTGTGGGGATCATCGTAGGGCATGCGGACCGTCTTGCCGCAGTCGGCGCTTGGGTTCGCGCAGAGGATCGGAGGCGACGAGAAAGTCAGCGCCTctggctgtctctgcgcggGGCGCGGCCTCCACACACGAAGCGCAAGACTCTCGGCGAAGcgcagcgaaggcgcagagaagcagaagaa GAAACAGTGAACAAAGATGAGGAAGATCTCCTCATCGGATTCGCCTCAGGAACTCACGAAGACGCCTCTCGCGCCTGGCGTTCACAGCCGCGCGACCCTCGTCTCCCTGCTTCCGGagcttcttccctcgtccCGAAGATTCGTCGACGATCCTCTGTGgctgtcgtttctccacctttggagacggagagcagaaagcGTCAACCAGAAGGGTACTTTCCTTTTCACGGCTGCATCATCATGTCGAATCCCCACCGCAGACCGATCGGTGTGGTTACCTCCTGCTCGTGGAGTCCTCATTTCAAAAGCCGGCTCGCCCAGGGACTGGTTCTTAGGGAGTTCGCGAAGCATAATCAG GCTCTCCTCATTGCCATTCCTCTGCCGGTGCCCGCCCACTGGTCAGCGAGGCGTCGGGGCCGAGCGCTGCGAAGCAAGCAGTTCAGGTGTCTCGTGCCGGGTCAAGTCCACCGTCTCCCTTTTGTCCCCCACAATTATCCTCAG tccgacagagacagggcgaGAAGCGTCGAGAGGCCCTTCgtgagagacgagaagaagaaagaaaaggcaagGCTGAAGGTGCGTTCGCTGTAA